One window of the Rhipicephalus sanguineus isolate Rsan-2018 chromosome 4, BIME_Rsan_1.4, whole genome shotgun sequence genome contains the following:
- the LOC119388772 gene encoding dihydrolipoyllysine-residue acetyltransferase component of pyruvate dehydrogenase complex-like, which produces MSCLKSLGVVLAFQVAAAWATGVTPAAGAAAAAPAAAAAVNGTPQHAAAESATAAAAAGRGQLGTAQQKTHKCTNVKLFSECRVHCEYVVEGKGAYFIFTDGEDGVPCKTRTLDGQVLNGACQQGLCMVKDQAGVGQHSAAGAAAGAATPASAAGAAAGAVTPGAAAHPAAAAATPAHAAAPAHAAASAAAPAAATAKHKKA; this is translated from the exons ATGTCTTGCCTCAAGTCGCTCGGCGTCGTCCTGGCGTTCCAGGTAGCCGCAG cgtgggCCACGGGTGTGACGCCGGCTGCGGGCGCAGCCGCAGCGGctcccgctgccgccgccgccgtcaacGGCACACCGCAGCACGCAGCGGCCGAAAGTGcaacggccgcggcggcggcaggcCGCGGTCAGCTCGGCACGGCGCAACAAAAGACGCACAAGTGCACCAATGTCAAG CTCTTCTCGGAATGCCGTGTACACTGCGAGTACGTGGTCGAAGGCAAGGGGGCCTACTTCATCTTCACTGATGGCGAGGACGGTGTGCCCTGCAAG ACCCGGACTCTTGACGGTCAGGTGCTGAACGGCGCTTGCCAACAGGGACTGTGCATGGTCAAGGATCAGGCTGGCGTAGGACAGCACAGTGCAGCCGGTGCGGCGGCTGGCGCGGCTACGCCGGCCTCCGCTGCGGGAGCAGCAGCAGGAGCAGTCACACCAGGCGCGGCAGCTCATCCGGCCGCAGCCGCTGCGACCCCTGCGCACGCCGCGGCCCCTGCACATGCCGCTGCCTCTGCCGCTGCGCCTGCTGCCGCCACTGCAAAGCACAAGAAAGCCTGA